In Crassostrea angulata isolate pt1a10 chromosome 4, ASM2561291v2, whole genome shotgun sequence, one genomic interval encodes:
- the LOC128180349 gene encoding M-phase inducer phosphatase-like, which produces MDGGSAGSSRLKWTESKTGSKMVSCSLQFDESSDDDLEKLMTPSSKRKLDLSHVSHMSHMSIASPMQEYVSPCFQELFQSNGPRPKRFRSFESRKNLFQSTVKNQFSESIGASECKENHSPDVAREQKDKTGDGKFPLCLPTIPGNVQDLHTITPQILSDLLQGVYKDTVQSFRIIDCRYPYEYAGGHIKGAENIFTEEGILHLLHQKKSHTENGRSILIFHCEFSSERGPRKCRFLRNKDRQLNKDKYPNLNHPEVYLLHGGYKAFYQNYKELCEPPSYVPMLHKEHANDLRVFRKKSKSWTAGEKKQYALMNIQI; this is translated from the exons atgGATGGTGGCTCCGCGGGTTCATCGAGGTTAAAATGGACAGAATCAaag ACCGGAAGTAAGATGGTGAGTTGTAGCCTACAGTTTGACGAGTCCAGTGACGATGACCTTGAGAAGTTGATGACCCCGAGCTCCAAGCGGAAGCTGGACTTGTCACATGTATCACATATGTCGCACATGTCGATCGCCTCTCCCATGCAGGAATACGTATCACCTTGCTTCCAG GAACTGTTCCAGAGCAATGGACCCCGACCAAAGAGATTCCGTTCATTCGAAAGCAGGAAAAATCTGTTTCAATCAACTGTCAAAAATCAGTTCTCCGAATCAATTGGAGCG AGTGAATGCAAAGAAAACCATTCGCCGGATGTAGCACGTGAACAGAAGGACAAAACCGGAGACGGTAAATTTCCGCTTTGTCTCCCCACCATCCCGGGGAACGTCCAGGACCTCCACACCATCACCCCCCAGATACTGTCAGATCTCCTACAGGGAGTTTACAAGGACACTGTCCAGTCGTTCCGCATCATCGACTGCAGGTACCCGTATGAATATGCGGGTGGACATATCAag GGAGcggaaaatatttttactgagGAAGGGATCCTTCATCTCCTGCACCAGAAGAAGAGTCATACAGAGAACGGACGCAGCATCCTGATCTTCCACTGCGAGTTCTCCTCAGAGAGAGGGCCCAGAAA ATGTCGTTTTCTACGAAACAAAGACCGTCAGTTAAACAAGGACAAGTACCCCAATCTCAACCATCCGGAGGTCTACCTTTTACACGGAGGGTATAAAGCCTTCTACCAAAATTACAAG GAACTTTGCGAGCCTCCTTCTTACGTGCCCATGTTACACAAGGAACATGCAAACGACCTGAGGGTATTCCGAAAGAAGTCGAAATCATGGACTGCAGGCGAAAAGAAGCAGTATGCCTTAATGAACATTCAGATTTAA
- the LOC128180347 gene encoding glutathione reductase, mitochondrial-like: MRISLRLLSKMPPVLKKFDYLVIGGGSGGIASARRAAEFGVKVGLVEEARMGGTCVNVGCVPKKIMFNTAVHAEMIKDHKDYGFDVELKQFTWGRVKAARDSYIKRLNGIYESNLDKSKVDHIHGHAKFTDDGKVEVGGNLYEADKILIATGGHPVIPDTPGAEHGITSDGFFDLEDLPKRVVVVGAGYIAVELAGIFGSLGAKTSILIRYDQVLRNFDGMISQAVTENLEHGGVEVCRKTQISKVTKEGDGTLTLELNNGQISKVDCLLWAVGRRPNTASLNLEKQGIQMDKAGHIIVDEYQNTNAKNIFALGDVCGKALLTPVAIAAGRRLAHRLFDNKPDLKLDYSNIATVVFSHPPVGTVGLTEEEAKAKYGADKIKIYNSTFTPMYYAVTSRKEKCSMKLICALPEEKVVGLHMIGQAVDEILQGFAVAIKMGATKAQFDETVAIHPTSGEELVTLR; the protein is encoded by the exons ATGAGAATCTCGTTACGGCTGCTCAGTAAAATGCCTCCGGTGTTGAAGAAGTTCGATTATCTGGTTATTGGAGGGGGGTCAGGGGGGATCGCGAGTGCAAGACGGGCAGCAGAGTTTGGGGTCAAAGTTGGATTAGTTGAAGAAGCTCGTATGGGAGGCACGTGT GTTAATGTAGGATGTGTGCCAAAGAAGATCATGTTCAACACTGCAGTACATGCTGAAATGATTAAAGATCACAAAGATTATGGTTTTGATGTGGAACTGAAACAGTTTACATGGGG GAGAGTGAAAGCAGCAAGGGACAGTTACATCAAACGACTGAATGGAATCTATGAGTCCAATCTAGACAAA TCCAAAGTTGACCACATACATGGTCACGCTAAattcacagatgatgggaagGTAGAAGTAGGGGGCAACCTGTACGAGGCCGATAAAATCTTGATTGCCACTGGGGGTCACCCGGTCATCCCCGACACCCCAGGGGCGGAGCATGGAATCACCAGCGATGGATTCTTTGACCTAGAGGACCTTCCAAA GCGTGTGGTGGTTGTGGGCGCAGGCTACATTGCTGTGGAGCTGGCAGGAATATTTGGATCCCTTGGAGCCAAGACATCCATTTTGATCAGATATGACCAG gtACTACGAAATTTTGACGGGATGATCAGCCAAGCGGTCACTGAAAATCTGGAGCATGGAGGGGTGGAGGTCTGTCGCAAGACCCAG ATATCAAAAGTGACAAAGGAAGGAGATGGCACGTTAACACTGGAGCTGAACAATGGTCAGATATCAAAGGTCGACTGCTTACTATGGGCTGTAGGAAGACGACCCAACACTGCAAGTCTTAACCTAGAGAAACAG GGCATTCAGATGGATAAAGCTGGACATATCATTGTGGATGAATACCAGAACACTAATGCTAAGAATATCTTTGCCCTGGGAGATGTTTGTGGCAAAGCTCTCCTAACTCCAG tgGCCATAGCAGCAGGGCGAAGACTTGCTCACCGACTCTTTGACAACAAGCCAGATCTTAAGTTAGACTACAGCAACATAGCCACAGTGGTGTTTTCCCACCCCCCAGTGGGCACTGTGGGCCTAACTGAAG AGGAAGCCAAAGCCAAGTACGGAGCGGATAAAATCAAGATCTATAACTCCACCTTCACACCCATGTACTACGCCGTGACATCCAGAAAGGAGAAGTGTTCGATGAAGCTCATCTGTGCTCTCCCAGAGGAAAAG GTTGTGGGTTTACACATGATAGGCCAGGCAGTGGACGAGATATTACAAGGTTTTGCAGTTGCCATCAAGATGGGCGCCACCAAGGCCCAGTTTGACGAGACGGTGGCCATTCACCCCACTTCAGGCGAGGAGTTGGTGACACTCCGCTAA